The Novosphingobium kaempferiae genome includes a window with the following:
- a CDS encoding UBP-type zinc finger domain-containing protein, whose amino-acid sequence MPRCAHSYEVISVDPGTPGCEECLATGGRWVHLRLCRSCGHVGCCDQSPGRHARAHFNETGHPIIEGYDPPEGWGWCYIDDIMVDLPDQTPQVGPIPRFF is encoded by the coding sequence TACGAGGTGATCTCGGTCGATCCCGGCACGCCCGGCTGCGAGGAATGCCTGGCGACCGGCGGGCGCTGGGTCCACCTGCGCCTGTGCCGCAGTTGCGGCCACGTCGGCTGCTGCGACCAGTCGCCCGGTCGCCATGCACGCGCGCACTTCAACGAGACGGGCCACCCGATCATCGAGGGTTACGACCCGCCCGAAGGCTGGGGCTGGTGCTACATCGACGACATCATGGTCGACCTGCCCGACCAGACGCCGCAGGTCGGCCCGATCCCAAGGTTCTTTTGA
- a CDS encoding cation:proton antiporter, whose product MAALSPVILLLAFGVATAVAFRAVRLGPIVGYLVLGIVLGATGLARSSEPVALLAELGVIFLLFDVGLHFSLRHVRQQLVDVVGLGPLQVLCGTLGLGVIAMAFGLKPGAAFFVGATLALSSTAVVARLIAERHQQSCPVGQAATGILVFQDIAAIFLLVIATALGTGTPLLPALGMATGNAVASLAAAMLCARFLVQPLFDLVARSRNEEVFTAMALLIALAASWVTGTLGLSMTLGAFLGGIMLADTPYRTIIQSEVKPFRGLLLGFFFVHVGLTLQVDLLRQWWLVVIGVAILIAAAKVLLNGAASLAFRWSVPGSVQLGFLLAQGSEFALVIFTLPSVRTMVGAPQCDILIAAVVLSLGATPQLADRGRSLAGRLRRNWKRNTDAELESRDLIGPVFIVGMGPRGRAVADAMNEFDIRYAAIESDPRQLRQAIADGYHVVFGDLADPRIWEPAAMQDRRISVLTRPSFETSSGLSPVVRSYYPNLTRIAVVDDPAQAARFATIGVTPVVDSADMPGLDVAVEVLTRLGIEPSDADQWALRRRRLESMAPAPSLAAI is encoded by the coding sequence TTGGCCGCGCTTTCCCCGGTCATCCTGCTCCTGGCGTTTGGCGTCGCCACGGCGGTTGCCTTCCGCGCGGTACGGCTCGGGCCGATCGTCGGCTATCTGGTGCTTGGCATCGTGCTGGGCGCCACCGGGCTCGCCCGTTCGAGCGAGCCGGTGGCGTTACTGGCCGAGCTTGGCGTCATCTTCCTGCTCTTCGATGTCGGACTGCACTTCTCCTTGCGGCACGTCCGCCAGCAACTCGTCGACGTCGTGGGCCTCGGGCCATTGCAGGTCCTGTGCGGCACGCTCGGCCTCGGCGTGATCGCGATGGCGTTCGGGTTGAAGCCGGGCGCGGCGTTCTTCGTCGGCGCGACGCTGGCACTGTCGTCCACGGCGGTCGTCGCCCGTCTCATCGCCGAGCGGCACCAACAGAGCTGCCCGGTGGGGCAGGCCGCGACCGGCATCCTCGTCTTCCAGGATATCGCGGCGATCTTCCTGCTGGTGATCGCGACGGCTCTGGGAACGGGTACGCCGCTTCTCCCCGCGCTCGGCATGGCGACCGGCAACGCGGTCGCCTCGCTCGCGGCCGCCATGCTCTGCGCGCGGTTTCTCGTCCAGCCGCTGTTCGACCTCGTCGCCCGCAGCCGCAACGAGGAAGTCTTCACCGCCATGGCGCTGCTCATCGCGCTGGCGGCAAGCTGGGTAACCGGCACGCTGGGCCTGTCGATGACGCTGGGCGCGTTCCTTGGCGGCATCATGCTGGCCGACACGCCCTACCGCACGATCATCCAGTCCGAAGTGAAGCCGTTCCGGGGCCTGCTGCTGGGTTTCTTCTTCGTCCACGTCGGCCTGACGCTGCAGGTCGACCTGCTGCGCCAGTGGTGGCTGGTGGTGATTGGCGTCGCCATCCTCATCGCCGCAGCCAAGGTGCTGCTGAACGGAGCGGCGAGCCTTGCATTCCGCTGGTCGGTGCCCGGATCGGTGCAACTCGGCTTCCTGCTGGCGCAAGGTTCGGAGTTCGCTCTCGTCATCTTCACGCTACCTTCGGTGCGCACGATGGTCGGCGCACCTCAGTGCGACATCCTGATCGCGGCGGTGGTGCTGAGCCTCGGCGCGACGCCCCAACTGGCGGACCGGGGGCGCTCGCTGGCGGGACGGCTGCGCCGGAACTGGAAGCGCAACACCGACGCCGAACTGGAGTCGCGCGACCTGATAGGGCCGGTGTTCATCGTCGGCATGGGTCCACGCGGGCGAGCGGTGGCCGATGCGATGAACGAGTTCGACATCCGCTATGCCGCCATCGAATCCGACCCCAGGCAGCTGCGGCAGGCGATCGCGGACGGTTATCACGTCGTCTTCGGCGACCTTGCCGACCCGCGCATCTGGGAGCCTGCCGCGATGCAGGACCGCCGGATCAGCGTTCTGACGCGTCCGTCGTTCGAGACGTCGAGCGGGCTTTCGCCGGTCGTGCGCAGCTATTACCCGAACCTCACCCGCATCGCTGTGGTCGATGATCCCGCACAGGCGGCGCGCTTCGCGACCATCGGCGTCACGCCGGTTGTCGACAGCGCCGACATGCCCGGGCTCGACGTGGCGGTGGAGGTGCTGACGAGGCTCGGCATCGAGCCGTCGGATGCGGATCAATGGGCACTCAGGCGGCGACGACTGGAAAGCATGGCGCCCGCGCCAAGCCTCGCAGCGATCTAG